From the candidate division Zixibacteria bacterium HGW-Zixibacteria-1 genome, the window CAATCCGATCGAGGTTGATCTCAACTGCCTGACAGTGCAGGCGTTTCAGGACACGACCATATTCACCGGCAGTTTTACCGATTTTGTCAATGTCATTGATTCGTCAGGTGCATACAAGAACAGCTATGCGGTCGGCGACGGCCCTATTTTCATCGCCTTCAACTATATGCCGGGTGACGCCAATGGAGATTTTGCTGTCAACCTGCTCGACATAACATATTTCATAAATTATTTGTACAAGGGGGGTGACGCCTTGAGGTGGCCGATATGGCGCTCCAATGTAAACGGCAATGAATCATACAACCTTCTTGATATAATATATCTAATCAAATTTTTGTACCACAGCGGCGACAGGCCGAAAATAGGCTCCTGCTGGGCCATATGAGATATAGTTGAAGACGGAAGCGGCGGCATTCATTATCACAGCACACTATTGCATGCCGCTTCCGTTTTCTTTTTGTCGGCGTAAATCAATCAAACGGTTAATTCGCAGAATATACTTGAATTATCGACTTCGGTAATATCGGCAGTAAACCTGGCCCTTTGTGCCAGAAGCTCGAAGTCTTCTCGTGAAACAGTTGTAGCTTTGAAGCCATCTTTGCAGGCAATGATGCCGTTACCGGTGCGGTCGTTGTCTATCGGGCCCAGTAATCCTTCAGCGGATTGCATCCGGAACCACTCCAGCCGGTCATCCCAGAATTTATCGGAATAGCTGGACAGCAGGACTTTTCCTCCGGGGCGGGTGACGCGGGCCGCTTCTTTTATGAGAGCATGCTGATCTACCTTGAAGGCGGAGAGGCCGTTTTGTATACAAATGGTCATGTCGAAAACATTATCGCCGAAACCGAGAGTTATTGCATTCATCCGCGCCAGATGGATATTCGGGCAGGGATGAAGTTCATAGCGGGCCATTTTAAGACTGGCCATGGAAGTATCGATACCGAAAACTGTTTTTACATGGGGGCAGAGATATTTAATAACGCGGCCATACCCGCAACCCAGTTCCAAAACAACATCGGAGCTGCGCAGTTTTTCCAGGACATGATTGATTTCGGCTTTCAAGTACTGTTCGACGCAGGGCGGCGCGATTTCATAGCAGCGTTTCAGTCCGGCCGCCGATAGTTTTTCGGAATAATACTGATCCATGGTACCGCTTTCCTGAGGGAAATGAATCCACCCAATCCGCCGTTTGATCGATAAGCAATCTATAATTTAAAATAATTGATATCTTGAAAGATAAAAACAAAAAACGAACGACCATTCATAGAGCAGCCGTTCGTTTTTAGAGATGATTATTTGCCGGAAATTACTGTTTTGACCAGAGGCCGATAGAGTTGCCTTCGACATCAGCAAATATCCCCATATAGCCGATTTCAGGTGATATCTGGATTTTGGCGCGAATGGTTTTGCCGCCGGCCTTTTCGATTTTCTTCAAAGCGGCGCCGATCTCTTCCACTTCGATATAAAGAACTATCCCGGCCTCTTTGGCGATTTTACTCTGCTTGCTGAAACCGCCGCCCGGCCCGCTGGGAGCCTGAAACATAGCATAATTCATTTCGGGAATAACCTGGACATTCCAGCCGAAGACATCGGTGTAAAACTTGCCGATTTTCTCGAAATCGATGCAGGGAATTTCAATATGACAAAATCCGTTCATGATAATTCCTTTCCGGTATATATATTAGAAATGTCTATTTAATTTCATATTTTACGTCATCATGACGCTGAATTATAGTCAATAAATGTCAGCGGGCAGTGATGTCAATCACATATTGAAAAAAAGGAAATATTAAACAATCTTCAAGAATGATTTTCTAATAAGTTGAAAACAATTGAAAGCATAAAATTAAAATTTACAGTGGGTTACAATGGCCGAATTTCCAAGTTGATGGATTTTGGCGGAATGACCATTGAAGGCCCTAAATTAAATCGGTTCAAAATTGTGTATTCAATTATTTCGTCAAAAACTTTCAGATATTCTCTTAGAATTTCTATTTCACCAGGTTGAATTTGAAATTTATATTTATATTTGTAATCTGTTATTTTATTCTTTTCTTTTATTCTAAGTTCCAATTCATACATACCGCTTTTTAAATATAGAGAATCATTCCATAAATATAAGATGTCTTTATAAATAGATTCCTTCTTTAGTTCCGTTAGGATATTTTTTATTTCTTCGGCGTCATTTTGAGATTTATTTTTCAAACGATATAATATTTGGTCAATTAGCTCGCGGATTAATATCTCATATTTTCTTTCATAGGCCATGTCCGAAAAAAACACCATTAGATCTTTTGCCTCGTCGGTGGTAATTTTTAATATACCAGGTTGAATTTCTTTATAGAATTCAATTGGCTGACCAGTAGGATTTGAAATATGTTGTGTTACTTCCCTAACAGTATTCCAATGGAGTATTATTTCATTCTTGGATTCATGCTTTACCAGCAGCTTCATGCCGGTAACCAGAGCATTCCTGTTTTCTGCATCTATTGAACATCTAAGACCTGCTGATATGGCACCCGTGAAATTAGTGAAAATAATATTACCTTTATCATAAAATCTTATTTTTGGCTTTTTGAAAAAATGCAAAATGATAGAATATAGTACTGGGGAAAGCCAAGCAGCAGCTCCAACAATAGCCACTATTTTTACCCAAAGCTCTGTTCCCAAATGTCCCCCCAATTTAGCTCATTTTCTAAACATCCAGGTTTCTGACGTAGCGTGCGTTTTCCTGGATAAACAACCGGCGCGGCTCGACAGCATCGCCCATCAGGGTCGAAAAGAGCCGGTCGGCCTCCTTGGCATCATCCATCGTTACCAGAAGCAAAGTTCTGGTTTCCGGATCCATGGTTGTCCGCCAGAGCTGTTCCGGATTCATTTCGCCGAGACCTTTATAGCGCTGGATCGAAAC encodes:
- a CDS encoding class I SAM-dependent methyltransferase, with protein sequence MDQYYSEKLSAAGLKRCYEIAPPCVEQYLKAEINHVLEKLRSSDVVLELGCGYGRVIKYLCPHVKTVFGIDTSMASLKMARYELHPCPNIHLARMNAITLGFGDNVFDMTICIQNGLSAFKVDQHALIKEAARVTRPGGKVLLSSYSDKFWDDRLEWFRMQSAEGLLGPIDNDRTGNGIIACKDGFKATTVSREDFELLAQRARFTADITEVDNSSIFCELTV